A region of Shewanella psychromarinicola DNA encodes the following proteins:
- a CDS encoding BCCT family transporter: MTDLTDSFKVADITTSLAATSSNVCDPRSAPRSVEKSSTAEKLALSNPAFWYSGGFICLFVLLALFDSELLASLVNTGFSWSVNVFGPYWQVLLLLTFLISLALAAGRTGNVILGGIAKPEMGTFRWMAIIFCTLLAGGGVFWAAAEPIAHFVSPPPLYGASGDIQQVAVNALSQSFMHWGFLAWAIVGSLTAIVVMHLHYDKGLPLKPRILLYPVLGERALKGHTGALIDACCIIGVAAGTIGPIGFLGLQVSYALNALFEIPDGFTTQLIIILFAIALYTLSALSGLNRGMQTLSRYNVILASALMLYILIFGPTNFIINGYIQGVGSLLNNFIPMATFRGDESWLSGWTVFFWGWFVGYSPMMAIFIARISRGRSLRQLISTTSIIAPLVTCFWFTVVGGSGLAFEIANPGSVSGAFEGFNLPGALLAVTSQLPFPTVISILFLVLTTIFIVTTGDSMTYTISVVISGETEPNAMIRIFWGVMMGVTALILISLGSGGISALQSFIIITAVPVSIILLPSLWNAPQIAMQMAKDQGL, encoded by the coding sequence ATGACTGATTTAACGGACAGCTTTAAAGTGGCTGATATAACGACTTCGTTAGCTGCAACTAGCAGTAATGTATGCGATCCTCGTTCGGCCCCCCGCTCAGTAGAGAAGAGCTCTACAGCGGAAAAATTGGCCTTAAGCAATCCAGCCTTTTGGTATAGTGGTGGATTTATCTGCTTGTTTGTTTTACTGGCTTTATTCGACAGTGAACTGTTAGCCAGTTTGGTCAATACTGGTTTTTCGTGGTCGGTAAATGTGTTCGGCCCTTATTGGCAAGTATTATTATTACTGACCTTTTTAATTAGTCTAGCGTTAGCTGCAGGTCGTACTGGGAATGTTATTTTAGGTGGGATTGCTAAACCTGAAATGGGTACCTTTCGTTGGATGGCTATTATATTTTGTACGCTACTTGCCGGTGGTGGTGTTTTTTGGGCTGCTGCAGAGCCTATAGCCCATTTTGTTAGTCCTCCGCCTTTGTATGGCGCATCAGGAGATATTCAGCAAGTTGCTGTTAATGCATTATCGCAATCCTTTATGCATTGGGGCTTCCTCGCGTGGGCTATCGTCGGTAGCTTAACGGCTATTGTGGTGATGCATCTACATTATGATAAAGGTTTACCGCTAAAACCAAGGATCCTTCTTTATCCTGTTCTTGGTGAGCGAGCGCTGAAAGGCCATACTGGTGCATTGATTGATGCCTGCTGCATTATCGGTGTTGCCGCTGGCACCATCGGTCCTATTGGTTTCCTTGGGTTACAGGTTAGTTACGCATTAAATGCGCTGTTTGAAATTCCTGATGGTTTTACGACACAATTAATCATTATCTTATTTGCCATTGCCTTGTATACCTTATCGGCGTTAAGTGGTTTGAATCGAGGCATGCAAACATTGAGTCGTTATAATGTGATCCTCGCCTCTGCTTTAATGCTTTATATTCTCATTTTTGGTCCAACAAACTTTATTATTAATGGTTATATCCAAGGGGTGGGTAGTCTGCTTAATAACTTCATTCCGATGGCGACATTTAGAGGTGATGAAAGTTGGTTAAGCGGATGGACAGTCTTCTTTTGGGGATGGTTCGTTGGTTATAGCCCAATGATGGCAATTTTTATTGCGCGAATTTCTCGTGGCAGAAGTCTTCGTCAACTCATCTCGACGACTAGCATTATTGCGCCCTTGGTAACGTGTTTTTGGTTTACTGTTGTGGGTGGCTCTGGCTTGGCATTTGAAATTGCCAATCCTGGCAGCGTGAGTGGCGCGTTTGAAGGTTTTAACTTGCCCGGTGCATTACTGGCCGTAACATCACAATTGCCTTTTCCGACGGTGATCTCGATTTTATTCTTAGTATTGACGACTATTTTTATCGTCACCACCGGTGATTCGATGACTTATACCATCAGTGTCGTCATCAGTGGTGAAACAGAGCCCAATGCAATGATCCGTATATTTTGGGGTGTCATGATGGGGGTCACAGCGTTAATTTTGATTTCCCTCGGTTCTGGGGGGATATCTGCGCTGCAATCCTTCATTATTATCACCGCGGTCCCTGTGTCGATCATATTGCTGCCTTCTCTTTGGAATGCACCACAAATCGCGATGCAAATGGCCAAGGATCAAGGGTTATAA
- a CDS encoding diguanylate cyclase domain-containing protein: MLTMLAPPKILIVDDRIENLITLDHLLSEFNVTLIRATSGEQALAHTLDNDFALVLLDVRMPTMDGYEVAELMRGNKKTRNIPIIFITAESSADANIFKGYQSGAVDYLVKPLNADIFSSKISVFLQLYEQKHALHQKNIEFDHKLAELEELQQQLEETNQQLLMLSTLDGLTGLVNRRKFDEIFSDEWQRASRSATAMAVIMMDIDCFKMFNDTFGHQQGDNCLLSVASTLKGMDLRHLDKIARIGGEEFAVILPETDSNGAMLVAERIRKTIEALKIPHSKASGNPWVTASFGVSSIIPHRGCNPRVLMETADRALYESKHKGRNCCSEKQIIDANIVSIELDAEPMIKQKRLIVAI; the protein is encoded by the coding sequence ATGTTAACTATGCTAGCACCCCCTAAAATTTTGATTGTAGATGACCGGATAGAAAATCTGATTACATTAGATCATCTTCTCTCTGAGTTTAACGTAACACTTATCAGAGCAACTTCTGGAGAACAAGCGCTAGCCCATACACTCGACAATGACTTTGCTCTGGTACTGCTAGATGTAAGGATGCCGACGATGGATGGTTATGAAGTTGCTGAATTGATGCGAGGGAATAAGAAAACCCGGAATATCCCGATTATCTTTATTACTGCAGAATCAAGTGCTGACGCAAACATATTTAAAGGCTACCAATCCGGAGCCGTTGATTACCTAGTTAAACCCCTTAATGCCGACATCTTCAGCAGTAAAATCAGCGTTTTTCTTCAGTTATATGAACAAAAACATGCACTGCACCAAAAAAACATAGAATTCGATCATAAGCTAGCCGAGCTGGAAGAATTACAGCAACAGCTTGAAGAAACTAACCAACAACTGCTAATGCTATCAACACTAGATGGTCTTACAGGACTGGTTAACAGAAGGAAATTTGATGAGATTTTCTCTGATGAGTGGCAAAGAGCATCCCGATCTGCAACCGCAATGGCGGTGATCATGATGGATATCGATTGTTTTAAAATGTTTAACGATACTTTTGGTCACCAGCAAGGCGATAATTGCCTACTTAGCGTGGCGAGTACGCTGAAAGGGATGGATCTTAGGCATCTGGACAAAATAGCGCGTATCGGAGGAGAAGAGTTTGCCGTTATTCTGCCGGAAACAGACTCAAATGGTGCGATGCTAGTTGCAGAGCGTATTCGAAAAACCATTGAAGCGCTTAAAATCCCTCACAGTAAAGCATCTGGTAATCCCTGGGTTACTGCAAGCTTTGGGGTAAGCTCGATCATTCCGCATCGAGGATGCAATCCGAGGGTACTGATGGAAACTGCCGATAGGGCGCTTTACGAGTCAAAGCATAAAGGCAGAAATTGTTGTTCTGAAAAGCAGATTATTGACGCTAATATTGTCTCGATTGAGCTTGACGCTGAGCCGATGATAAAACAAAAAAGATTAATTGTAGCCATATAA
- a CDS encoding SirB2 family protein yields MYMIVKHTHLTIIALTFIFFIINFVLTMKGSDKVNNKLLKIGPHILYTLFIFTFIYLVAVNPLKLYPFVNGWASSKLGGFVLYVLSITFALKWAKSNLWRIVGLISAIFWFVMSARLGFADHLKVKGISEDTNAYIELGQSMLTAIC; encoded by the coding sequence ATGTACATGATAGTTAAACATACCCATTTGACCATAATTGCGCTTACGTTTATCTTTTTCATCATTAACTTTGTGTTGACGATGAAAGGGTCTGACAAGGTTAATAATAAACTACTGAAGATTGGCCCACATATTTTATATACTCTGTTTATCTTCACCTTTATCTATCTGGTTGCCGTTAATCCACTTAAATTGTACCCCTTCGTAAATGGGTGGGCATCATCTAAATTAGGTGGTTTCGTACTCTATGTACTGTCTATTACCTTTGCGCTTAAGTGGGCTAAGTCAAATTTGTGGCGTATTGTGGGCTTAATTAGTGCAATATTTTGGTTCGTCATGAGTGCACGACTTGGTTTTGCCGATCATCTTAAAGTCAAAGGTATAAGCGAAGATACTAATGCTTATATTGAGTTAGGACAGTCCATGTTAACAGCGATTTGCTAG
- a CDS encoding acyltransferase family protein, whose amino-acid sequence MLSEVDMINRTIYIDVAKGISITLVAIFHSNLKSFFPEIIEPMALFRLPLFFFLSGVFFSYSISPKAFIFKKAEALLKPYFSVLFMLFFFSVISQDDNLISQLKGIFYGNGNTIRWVPLWFLTHLFSVYCFSYFIFRFTRFNALSYYNKSILLLIFLFSGSLLIGMVSDSDLTIFNSLIKLPELPFSIDIILITSVYFISGFLLKDKIINFSPNTYLFILSIIIFICIISFSEAHTDLNKRLYKVPTLATLGAACGIYFILSVSWFIAKNKALMRIPLALGSSSLYILIFHKWIEYNAYSYAYGYTSKSTADNIIFLTSLAILAFLLSISIPLLIKWVVNRNAILALFFFPFKTNPLLQRTFYSHR is encoded by the coding sequence TTGCTTTCTGAGGTAGATATGATAAATCGCACTATTTATATTGATGTAGCAAAAGGTATATCAATTACTTTAGTGGCTATTTTTCACAGTAATTTGAAGTCTTTTTTTCCAGAAATAATTGAACCAATGGCTTTGTTTCGGTTGCCACTGTTTTTCTTTTTATCTGGGGTGTTTTTTTCTTATTCAATTTCTCCTAAAGCGTTTATTTTTAAAAAAGCAGAAGCGCTGCTCAAACCATACTTTTCTGTGCTTTTTATGCTTTTTTTCTTCAGTGTTATTTCTCAAGATGATAATCTTATATCCCAGCTAAAAGGTATTTTTTATGGAAATGGCAACACCATAAGATGGGTGCCATTATGGTTTCTAACTCACTTATTTTCAGTATATTGCTTTAGTTATTTTATTTTTCGCTTTACTCGGTTTAACGCCTTATCTTACTATAACAAGTCTATTTTATTACTGATATTTTTATTTTCTGGTTCATTATTAATTGGTATGGTTAGCGATAGTGATTTAACGATCTTTAACTCGCTCATCAAATTGCCAGAACTACCATTTTCAATCGATATCATATTGATAACATCGGTATACTTTATATCGGGTTTCTTACTTAAAGATAAGATTATTAACTTTTCTCCAAATACTTATCTATTTATTTTATCTATAATTATTTTTATATGTATTATATCGTTTTCAGAAGCGCACACCGACTTAAATAAGCGACTATATAAAGTACCTACTTTAGCGACGTTAGGGGCCGCATGCGGCATTTACTTTATACTGAGTGTTTCATGGTTTATTGCAAAAAATAAAGCCTTAATGCGTATACCGTTGGCACTAGGGAGCTCTAGTCTATATATTCTCATATTTCACAAATGGATTGAATACAATGCGTATAGTTATGCATATGGTTATACTTCTAAAAGTACAGCAGATAATATAATATTTTTGACATCACTGGCTATCTTAGCATTTTTATTAAGTATCTCAATTCCATTGCTTATAAAATGGGTTGTAAATCGAAACGCTATTTTAGCACTCTTCTTTTTTCCATTTAAAACTAACCCCTTGCTGCAGCGGACATTTTACTCGCACCGCTAA
- a CDS encoding CheR family methyltransferase codes for MNDITNEQLEIQLLLEAIYIKYGYDFREYSLAHTKRRLEYRCGIEGIKNYAEMQHKVIHDANFFEQLLLDLSINVTEMFRDPWFYKKVRELVIPHLHTYPFLKIWHAGCSAGQEVYSMGIILHEESLKERAQVYATDFNESILEKAKKGIYPMDLIRQYSANYQAANGSASFSDYYTADYDHVIMKNVLKDKVLFTPHNLATDGAFGEMHVIFCRNVLIYFTRELQNRVFNLFYDSLIPGGFLCLGSKESLRFADIADKFELVSEPEKIYRKKRGR; via the coding sequence ATGAATGATATAACAAATGAACAGCTGGAAATTCAGCTTCTGCTCGAAGCCATTTATATAAAATATGGTTATGACTTTAGAGAGTATTCTCTTGCTCACACCAAGAGAAGGTTGGAGTATCGTTGCGGCATAGAAGGAATAAAAAATTACGCAGAAATGCAGCATAAAGTGATTCATGATGCTAATTTTTTTGAACAACTCTTATTGGATCTGTCCATCAATGTCACTGAAATGTTTCGTGATCCCTGGTTCTATAAAAAAGTAAGGGAACTGGTGATCCCACATCTACATACTTACCCCTTTTTAAAAATTTGGCATGCTGGTTGCTCTGCGGGACAGGAAGTCTATTCGATGGGAATTATTTTACATGAGGAGTCTTTGAAAGAGCGGGCGCAGGTGTATGCGACCGATTTTAATGAGTCCATTTTAGAAAAGGCGAAAAAAGGGATCTACCCAATGGATTTAATTCGCCAGTATAGCGCTAACTATCAGGCTGCTAATGGTAGCGCCTCATTTTCGGATTATTACACGGCAGATTATGATCATGTGATCATGAAAAATGTACTGAAAGATAAAGTACTTTTTACTCCTCATAATCTGGCAACCGATGGTGCTTTTGGTGAGATGCACGTTATTTTTTGCCGCAATGTTCTTATCTATTTTACCCGAGAGTTACAAAACCGAGTCTTTAATCTATTTTATGATAGCCTAATACCTGGCGGATTTTTATGCTTAGGCTCAAAAGAGAGCCTTAGATTTGCAGACATAGCTGATAAGTTCGAATTGGTTTCAGAACCAGAAAAAATCTATCGAAAAAAACGCGGGAGATAA
- the ilvD gene encoding dihydroxy-acid dehydratase, translated as MTQDNKNTSDQINRRSKNITEGPTRAPNRSMYYAMGYQAEDFNKPMVGVANGHSTITPCNSGLQKLADAAIAGIEEAGGNAQVFGTPTISDGMAMGTEGMKYSLISREVISDCIETCVQGQWMDGVIVIGGCDKNMPGGLMGMLRANVPSIYVYGGTVLPGHYKGKALNIVSVFEAVGQHAAGKMSDEDLLQIERRAVPSTGSCGGMYTANTMSSSFEALGISLPYSSTMANPHDEKVDSAKESAKVLIEAIRQNIKPRDIVTRKSIENAVAVIMATGGSTNAVLHFLAIAHAAEVEWTIDDFERVRQKTPVLCNLKPSGEYLAVDLHQAGGIPQVMKILLSAGLLHGDCLTITGQNIAEVLKDVPDVPRADQDVIRPISNPMYQQGHLAILKGNLSPEGCVAKITGLKNPVMTGPARVFNDEQTALAAILAGKINAGDVMVLRYLGPKGGPGMPEMLAPTGALVGAGLGESVGLITDGRFSGGTWGMVVGHVAPEAAAGGNIAFINENDSITIDAKQLLLQLNISDEELFERKKSWQAPMPRYNRGVQAKFAFNASSASKGAVLDDF; from the coding sequence ATGACGCAAGACAATAAAAACACTAGCGACCAGATTAATCGTCGTAGTAAAAACATTACCGAAGGACCGACACGCGCGCCAAATCGTTCGATGTATTACGCTATGGGTTACCAAGCCGAAGACTTCAATAAACCCATGGTTGGTGTCGCCAACGGACACAGCACTATCACTCCGTGCAACAGTGGCCTGCAAAAGTTAGCCGATGCCGCAATCGCAGGTATTGAAGAAGCGGGTGGTAACGCCCAAGTTTTTGGCACCCCGACCATTTCAGATGGTATGGCCATGGGCACCGAGGGCATGAAGTATTCATTGATCAGCCGCGAAGTGATCTCTGACTGTATTGAAACCTGCGTACAGGGTCAGTGGATGGACGGCGTAATAGTTATTGGTGGTTGTGATAAAAATATGCCTGGCGGCCTAATGGGTATGCTGCGTGCCAACGTGCCTTCTATCTATGTGTATGGCGGCACCGTTCTACCCGGGCATTATAAGGGTAAAGCACTCAATATCGTCAGTGTTTTCGAAGCCGTGGGTCAACATGCCGCTGGAAAAATGAGCGACGAGGACTTATTGCAAATTGAGCGTAGGGCCGTTCCAAGCACAGGTAGCTGCGGTGGTATGTACACAGCAAATACCATGTCTAGCTCATTTGAAGCCTTAGGTATTTCTCTGCCCTATTCATCAACTATGGCTAACCCCCATGACGAGAAAGTGGATTCCGCCAAAGAGTCTGCCAAGGTACTGATTGAAGCAATAAGGCAAAATATCAAACCCCGCGATATTGTTACCCGTAAATCGATTGAAAACGCGGTGGCGGTCATCATGGCCACGGGTGGCTCGACTAATGCCGTGCTGCACTTTTTAGCTATCGCCCATGCGGCTGAAGTGGAATGGACGATTGACGACTTTGAGCGAGTGCGCCAAAAGACACCCGTACTGTGCAACCTCAAACCTAGTGGAGAATACTTGGCTGTCGATCTGCACCAAGCCGGTGGGATCCCGCAGGTCATGAAAATATTATTGTCCGCAGGCCTACTGCATGGCGACTGTTTAACCATCACCGGTCAGAACATTGCAGAAGTACTGAAAGACGTGCCCGATGTGCCACGTGCCGATCAGGATGTGATTCGTCCGATAAGCAACCCTATGTACCAGCAGGGCCACCTGGCCATTCTTAAGGGTAATTTGTCACCCGAAGGCTGTGTAGCCAAAATCACCGGCCTAAAAAATCCGGTAATGACAGGCCCAGCCCGGGTGTTCAACGATGAACAAACCGCTCTGGCAGCCATATTGGCGGGGAAAATCAACGCAGGTGACGTTATGGTATTGCGCTACCTAGGACCTAAAGGTGGCCCCGGGATGCCAGAAATGCTTGCACCTACAGGCGCATTAGTTGGTGCAGGTTTAGGTGAAAGCGTTGGCTTAATCACCGACGGTCGCTTTTCCGGTGGTACCTGGGGAATGGTAGTCGGACATGTGGCACCTGAAGCGGCCGCTGGGGGTAACATCGCGTTCATTAATGAAAACGACTCCATCACAATTGATGCTAAACAGTTGCTACTGCAACTGAACATCAGCGATGAGGAGCTTTTTGAGCGTAAAAAAAGCTGGCAAGCGCCAATGCCACGTTACAACCGAGGAGTGCAAGCAAAGTTTGCTTTTAACGCTTCTAGCGCCAGTAAAGGTGCCGTACTCGATGACTTTTAA
- a CDS encoding chemotaxis protein CheB, whose protein sequence is MSCNNIHYRAVVIGASAGGLAAVGAILAELKSTFCIPILLAQHISPHVESHLATHFAAKTALAVKEAEDKDPIKRGSLYIAPSNYHLLVGFDGCTALSIDPPVNYSRPSIDVLFESAADYFGNELIGIILSGANSDGAAGLKKIKQRGGLTVVQSLDSAEVKTMPQAAIEAANADHILSLKDIGHFLNTICEC, encoded by the coding sequence ATGAGCTGTAATAATATACATTATAGAGCCGTGGTTATTGGTGCGTCAGCCGGCGGATTAGCGGCTGTAGGCGCAATACTTGCTGAACTAAAATCAACTTTCTGCATACCGATATTATTAGCGCAACATATCAGCCCGCATGTTGAGAGTCACTTAGCCACTCACTTTGCAGCTAAAACGGCTTTGGCTGTCAAAGAAGCGGAAGATAAAGATCCGATTAAACGCGGGAGCTTATATATTGCGCCGTCTAATTATCATCTTCTTGTTGGGTTTGATGGTTGTACCGCACTTTCAATCGATCCCCCGGTTAACTACTCTCGCCCTTCCATTGATGTGCTGTTTGAGAGTGCAGCTGATTACTTTGGCAACGAGTTAATTGGCATTATCCTTAGCGGCGCAAATTCAGATGGCGCGGCAGGGCTAAAAAAAATAAAACAACGGGGTGGGTTAACGGTTGTTCAGTCTTTAGACAGCGCCGAAGTAAAGACTATGCCACAAGCAGCAATAGAGGCTGCCAATGCAGACCATATTCTTTCTCTGAAAGATATAGGTCACTTTTTAAATACTATATGTGAATGTTAA
- a CDS encoding MFS transporter, translated as MIKVLFRVWPLLLGIVFIMLGNGMHFTLIGLRGGIEGFSTAELAIVTSGYFMGFLLGARLSPLMIKRVGHVRVFAALGSFMSAGLIAFPLLTEPWAWTVLRLLLGICMSGIYVTAESWLNNAATNETRGKVLSAYMIAQTLGIIGAQGLLTLGDAGTSVLFMCASILVSISFAPILLSATPVPVVEVVRPMPLRDLYTGSPLGTVGIFLLGSAFATQTGMGAVFGTQIGLTATQIALFIAMLFSGALVLQYPIGWLSDQMDRRKLIFGAASLGAASCALGWLTSGGLWPLMVSAFFAGGVAMPLYALLLAHANDSLSTEDMPAASGGLVFTFGLGAILGPLVTGLAMQGLGPYGFWLVLGATFCAIAFYALYRMTQRAVTPVDETESYLGVLPTASFVAVEAAGAWAAEKAEAEREADVEADDKS; from the coding sequence ATGATTAAAGTGTTGTTCAGGGTCTGGCCCCTTTTACTCGGCATTGTGTTCATCATGCTCGGCAACGGCATGCATTTCACCCTTATCGGCCTGCGCGGCGGGATTGAGGGTTTTTCGACTGCTGAACTGGCCATCGTTACATCGGGCTATTTTATGGGTTTTCTGTTGGGCGCGCGCTTATCTCCGCTGATGATCAAACGGGTAGGGCATGTGCGCGTCTTCGCGGCGCTTGGCAGCTTTATGTCGGCGGGGCTAATCGCCTTTCCGTTGCTGACCGAACCTTGGGCTTGGACTGTGCTGCGACTGCTCTTGGGCATTTGCATGTCGGGTATCTATGTCACTGCCGAGAGTTGGCTGAACAACGCTGCCACCAATGAGACGCGCGGCAAGGTGCTGTCGGCTTATATGATCGCGCAGACGCTGGGTATCATCGGCGCACAGGGCCTGCTGACGTTAGGCGATGCCGGGACCTCAGTGCTGTTTATGTGTGCCTCGATTCTCGTTTCGATCTCCTTTGCGCCAATCCTGCTTTCCGCCACCCCGGTCCCAGTTGTCGAAGTTGTCCGTCCTATGCCTTTGCGTGACCTTTACACCGGCTCGCCGCTCGGCACCGTCGGGATATTTTTGCTTGGCAGCGCCTTCGCGACGCAAACGGGTATGGGCGCGGTTTTCGGCACTCAGATAGGGCTCACGGCGACACAGATAGCGCTGTTCATCGCGATGCTGTTCTCCGGGGCTTTGGTATTGCAATATCCCATCGGCTGGCTTTCGGACCAGATGGATCGGCGTAAGTTGATTTTCGGAGCAGCCTCTCTCGGCGCGGCATCTTGCGCATTGGGTTGGCTCACTAGCGGCGGTCTGTGGCCCTTGATGGTGTCCGCCTTCTTCGCTGGCGGTGTGGCAATGCCGCTCTATGCCTTGTTACTGGCCCACGCTAACGATTCTCTTTCGACCGAAGATATGCCAGCGGCCTCCGGGGGGTTAGTTTTCACCTTCGGACTGGGCGCGATCTTAGGCCCACTGGTTACTGGCTTGGCGATGCAAGGGCTTGGCCCCTACGGATTCTGGCTGGTGCTTGGCGCGACCTTCTGTGCTATCGCGTTTTATGCGCTTTACCGCATGACGCAGCGCGCGGTCACCCCAGTGGACGAAACCGAAAGCTATCTTGGTGTACTGCCCACCGCGTCATTTGTGGCGGTGGAGGCAGCAGGTGCTTGGGCCGCCGAAAAGGCCGAGGCTGAACGCGAGGCCGATGTGGAAGCTGACGATAAATCCTGA
- a CDS encoding GFA family protein, with protein MSKITGSCLCGKVTFEMNNNFDKFHFCYCRQCQKTTGSAHASNLFTQPDNITWLSGFELVKRFDVAGRSISKAFCTECGCGVPDLSGSGKALVVPAGCLDANPDIAPQDKIFCSEKPEWYDKAIYAKSFLEFAE; from the coding sequence ATGTCAAAAATTACAGGTAGTTGCTTATGCGGGAAAGTTACTTTCGAAATGAATAATAATTTCGATAAATTTCACTTTTGTTATTGTAGACAATGCCAAAAGACAACCGGCAGTGCTCATGCTTCAAATTTATTCACACAACCTGATAATATTACATGGTTGAGTGGTTTCGAATTAGTTAAACGTTTTGATGTTGCTGGTCGTTCTATATCGAAAGCGTTTTGTACTGAGTGTGGATGTGGAGTACCTGACCTTTCTGGTTCAGGTAAAGCTTTAGTTGTGCCTGCAGGGTGCTTAGATGCTAACCCTGATATAGCCCCCCAAGACAAAATTTTCTGCTCTGAAAAACCAGAATGGTACGATAAGGCTATTTATGCAAAATCATTTTTGGAATTTGCAGAGTAA